ACGCCACAACCACACAACGCAGCGCAGACTGCAAGAcgccccccacccctcctctcaGAGCCAGACCAGCTCCACTTCCGGCGTCGCCCGGGCCGGCGCAGAGGCGCTCACGACTTTACTTCCGGTGCGGGCCAGACCCACGAGGTTTGGCGGCTTCCTTTCAAGCCGGGGAACGCGCGGGGCGGGGCTAGGAGGAGCGTTCTGCGCCTGCGGGGTGGGATGGTGACGAATCCCGGCGGAgaggtgagaggaaggaaggaaagagaaagagaaagagaaaggcggAGTGGGAGTGGCTGCCTCAGGTACTTCGACTGGAGAAGGCCGATTTTTTTGGTACTGCGAATAGTGCCACCCGGCAGCTTCCACTCTTCCCCTTCTAGTCCTGTGGCCGTGAGGTGAgaaccctccccccatcccaccgTGATGCGCTTTTCTTTACTCATTTGCCCTACTCGCCACTCAGCGCGGGCCTTCGGTTTCCCGCGCCCAGCTCCGCAGCCACGTGCCAGCCTCCGTAGGGTTGGAGTCGTGACTCGGCGGCTCGtctcagggtgggggagggggaaggcctCTGGTTGCCTCGGCGACCAGGGGCAAagagagaggtgaagagggaggacGTGAGTGGAGGCGAATACAGAGAATGGGCGCTGCCTTCCTCTGTGGATCGGAGCGGTGGCCGTCCGACTCCGAGCTGGAAGAGAACTGCCGAGAGTCGGCcagcccaactctctcatttttacagataaggaaactgagactagggGAGGAAGCGGCCTCTCCCTGTGTAAGTAGCCaagctgggattggaacccaggaccTGCGTGTCTTCCCCAAATCCCGAGTGCTCGTCATCGTAGCTGCATCTTGGTGGCCTGGGGTGTGAGGCAGGGGCTAGGGAAACTCTGACCAGGGTGAGGAGGGGGTGCCCGAGGGGAAGGATGTGTGCTGCCGGAGAATGTGGGCAGGGGCCTTAAAACATCGAGGAAACACGTTAGTTCTCCTTAGGCCTTTTCTGGGATGTGAGGGTCTGTATTTACAATCGGCTGGGGGGGAAGCTGTGGGGGCGGGGCAATGTGCATTCCACACTAGTCTGCACGGATGGGGCGCCGCGGCCCAGAACTTAAGGTCCCTTTCCTCCCCAGCCTGCGTGGACCGGGTGCGTGAGTGAGCCCGCCAGGGCATCGGCCGTCACGGTCACGGTCACCGACAGCTCCCGCAGCCCCCCTTCGCAGGCCTTGATGGAGCAGCTGGAGAAGGAGGCCATGCTGAGCGAGCGGAGATACGAAGGCTCCTTCACGTCCACCCTGAAGACCCTGCTGGTTTTCTCGGCTTTAATGATCACCTTGCCCATCGGATTGTACTTCTCTTCCAAATCCTACGTGTTTGAAGGTACTTTGGGGATGTCGAACAGAGACAGCTATTTCTACGCCGCCATCGTTGCTGTCATTGCGGTCCACCTGGTCCTCGCGCTATTTGTCTACTTTGCGTGGAATGAAGGCTCACGCCAGTGGCGGGAAGGCAAACAAGACTGAAGACAACACCCCCTTTTGATAATGGATGGAATAAGGAAACAGGTGCAGAGTACGTTTATGATTGCAGGAAATTGCTTAGAGCTCTGCGTGTAGGCAGCCATGCTCCATACAGTAAGGTAGTTTGCGAAATCAATGTCATTTCACTCctcatttcaaaagaaaaagttagaaCGTCAACTAGCTGGAATTGATAAGCAAAGAATTCCACCTTTTcacaaggaaaatatattttgcagcGTTTTGTTGTATTAAATGCACGGTTGTCCATGACACAGGCAAGTTTTATCAAGCATATTAAACTGCATTTTACACTGGAAATGAGTAAAAACTGTTTAGGCCGTTAGattgtctttttgttttcttttcatgtaGATAAGTGCTTAGGTTTTAGCCACTGAAATGAATCTTTtacaatgaaaatatatttcGCAATGTTTTGTTGTATTATGTACAAAATTGGGACACATTCAGGTATTAACTAGCAACTTAAACTGCACTTTACCCTGGAAATGAGTAAAAACTGCTCAGGTCATtagattttctttgtattcctttcaTGTAGATAAGTGCTCAGGTTTTAGACACTAAAATCCCTCCCTGAAAAGTTGCACATTAAGGTTTATTCAATAGTATGCATTTTTCTGTACATGATTTTGGGTGAAAGCTGGAATAAATAACATCCATTCATATTGAAGCATTTTTGGTTTTCTGAAGGACATGTATACTGAAGTGGGGTCCTGTTTCTCTAGTAAATTGACTGTTGAAAGAgaacttaggttttttttttaactacaataaattactaaaaaaaacccactgagtTTTAATACAACATAATTCTATAATTTGCGTAATCACCATCTAGCAAGTAATCCTGTTATCCTGAGGCTAGGTGATTTTAGGTACCTAAGAAACTTACCCCGTAAAAGTCCGCTGTCTGTGGATGAGAACAAAGTTCTATTTGGTAACAAATACTGCTGAAGTGCTGGCTGAGTCATGTGTGGTGtttgctggggctacaaagatttaaaaatgctGCTGTTCTTGTGTAGAGTGGGAAGCACAGGATTATATACTGAAATTAAAATACTTCGGGCTAGTTAGTGTTATTCCCAACCATTTGAAATCAGCGGTGTCCAGTGTTTGTGGGCATTTCCTAATTTTAGAGAAATCCTTGATCTAAGCAAATGAGGATTTCACCCATCTCtcatttccaagtttttctggtAGGTGTTTTACATAGGTCACTTTGTTACAGGTCAGTATCCTTGTAGTGAAAGTTCTGAGATGGAGGTAAGGGGACCTATTCAATTTGCCCTTGTTCTTGGTTTTTCTATGTGGAATGTAAAGTGACCGAATACTAAAAGTAGGCTGAGGGAATGAGACATGATTAAaggtaaaaaccaaacaaaaggaTTGAAGTTTACATGATTGAGAAGTAATAAAATGTAAGAGTGTCAGAATTTGTTGACCCCTCTTCTTGCCCTTCACTGTTGTCTGCCAATGCAGACGGCTTGTGGTAGAAAGTGTGAAACCTCAACTTCCTGCAAAGGTTTCTTTTTAGGCTAAGGGCTGATGTGGGCTTGTC
This region of Trichosurus vulpecula isolate mTriVul1 chromosome 3, mTriVul1.pri, whole genome shotgun sequence genomic DNA includes:
- the LOC118841901 gene encoding vacuolar ATPase assembly integral membrane protein VMA21-like gives rise to the protein MGAAFLCGSERWPSDSELEENCRESASPTLSFLQIRKLRLGEEAASPCPAWTGCVSEPARASAVTVTVTDSSRSPPSQALMEQLEKEAMLSERRYEGSFTSTLKTLLVFSALMITLPIGLYFSSKSYVFEGTLGMSNRDSYFYAAIVAVIAVHLVLALFVYFAWNEGSRQWREGKQD